A stretch of Thermotoga sp. SG1 DNA encodes these proteins:
- a CDS encoding SDR family oxidoreductase, whose product MNVLVTGGAGFIGSHVVDRLIEKGYGVIVIDNLSSGKVQNLNRNALFYEQSIEDEEMMERIFSLHKPEYVFHLAAQASVSISVKEPTRDAKTNILGSLVLLEKSVKYGVKKFIFSSTGGAIYGENVKVFPTPETEIPHPISPYGIAKYSVEMYLDFFAREYGLKYTVLRYANVYGPRQDPHGEAGVVAIFTERMLKGEEVHIFGDGEYVRDYIYVDDVVEANLLAMEKGDNDVFNIGTGRGTTVNELFNMLKEITGYNREPVYKPPRKGDVRKSILDWTKAKEKLGWEPKVSLEEGLKFTVEYFRKAID is encoded by the coding sequence ATGAACGTTTTGGTGACTGGTGGTGCGGGATTCATCGGTTCACATGTGGTAGACAGATTGATAGAGAAAGGTTATGGTGTCATTGTGATAGACAACCTGTCATCCGGGAAAGTCCAAAACCTCAACAGAAACGCCCTGTTTTACGAGCAAAGCATAGAAGATGAAGAGATGATGGAGCGTATCTTCTCGTTGCACAAACCCGAATATGTGTTTCACCTTGCTGCTCAAGCGAGTGTGTCCATCTCCGTGAAGGAACCAACAAGAGACGCAAAAACGAACATCCTTGGCTCTCTTGTACTCCTCGAGAAATCCGTAAAGTATGGAGTGAAGAAGTTCATATTCTCCTCCACCGGTGGGGCGATCTACGGCGAAAACGTGAAAGTTTTCCCCACACCAGAAACAGAAATCCCCCATCCCATATCACCCTACGGTATAGCAAAGTACAGTGTGGAGATGTATCTGGATTTCTTTGCGAGAGAGTACGGATTGAAATACACCGTCCTCAGGTACGCCAACGTTTACGGTCCAAGACAGGATCCCCACGGTGAAGCCGGGGTCGTTGCTATTTTCACTGAGAGAATGCTGAAGGGAGAGGAAGTTCACATATTCGGAGACGGAGAATACGTGAGAGATTACATTTACGTCGATGATGTGGTCGAGGCAAATCTTCTTGCCATGGAGAAAGGAGACAACGACGTGTTCAACATCGGAACGGGAAGAGGAACCACCGTGAACGAACTCTTCAACATGCTGAAAGAAATCACCGGTTACAACAGAGAGCCTGTCTACAAACCTCCAAGAAAGGGCGACGTGAGAAAGAGTATCCTCGACTGGACAAAGGCGAAGGAAAAACTCGGATGGGAACCGAAGGTTTCTCTTGAGGAGGGTCTGAAGTTCACCGTTGAGTATTTCAGAAAAGCCATTGACTGA
- a CDS encoding metal-dependent transcriptional regulator has product MPRGRKKTLTPALEDYLSVIQEILQNQPAARVSVIARKMGVSLPSVTNAMKRLAELGYVEYEKYGYITLTEKGKRKARSLRGSQNRLRNFFFYVMGIPSPTAEKLARHFSHFLDARTRSRFKKFYDIMVNFDESRVQELKEFLEESKRIVNVQEIPEEAKKIEEEEEEEA; this is encoded by the coding sequence ATGCCTAGAGGAAGAAAGAAAACACTGACACCTGCTCTTGAAGACTACCTTTCCGTGATTCAGGAGATACTCCAGAACCAACCTGCGGCGAGGGTGAGTGTTATAGCGAGGAAGATGGGTGTCAGTCTTCCCAGTGTGACAAACGCCATGAAAAGGCTTGCGGAACTCGGATACGTGGAGTACGAAAAGTACGGTTACATCACCCTTACAGAAAAGGGTAAAAGAAAGGCAAGATCTCTTAGAGGATCCCAGAATCGGCTGAGAAACTTCTTTTTCTACGTAATGGGTATCCCCTCTCCAACGGCTGAGAAACTGGCGCGACACTTCTCCCACTTCCTGGATGCTCGCACAAGAAGCAGGTTCAAAAAGTTCTATGACATCATGGTGAACTTTGACGAGAGCAGGGTGCAGGAACTGAAAGAATTTCTCGAAGAAAGTAAAAGAATCGTGAACGTCCAAGAAATTCCAGAGGAAGCGAAGAAGATAGAGGAGGAAGAAGAGGAGGAAGCATAA
- the tmung gene encoding type-4 uracil-DNA glycosylase: MFTREELMEIVKGRVKKCTACPLYLTRTNVVVGEGSLDTKIVFVGEGPGEEEDKTGRPFVGRAGMLLTELLSEVGIKREDVYICNVVKCRPPNNRTPTTEEMFACGHFLLAQIEIINPAVVVALGSTALSFFMDGKKVSITKVRGNPIDWLGGKKIVPTFHPSYLLRNRSRELRKIVREDLERANSFIKEEG, from the coding sequence TTGTTCACCAGGGAAGAATTGATGGAGATAGTGAAAGGAAGAGTCAAAAAGTGTACTGCGTGTCCGCTGTATCTCACGAGAACGAATGTTGTCGTAGGAGAGGGAAGCCTGGACACGAAGATTGTCTTCGTTGGTGAAGGTCCAGGGGAAGAAGAAGACAAAACGGGAAGGCCGTTCGTTGGAAGAGCGGGAATGCTTCTGACAGAGCTTTTGAGCGAAGTTGGAATTAAACGAGAGGATGTGTATATTTGCAACGTTGTAAAGTGCAGGCCCCCTAACAACCGTACGCCAACCACAGAAGAGATGTTTGCATGCGGACATTTCTTGCTCGCACAGATCGAAATAATAAATCCAGCGGTTGTGGTCGCTCTAGGATCCACCGCTCTATCCTTCTTCATGGATGGAAAGAAGGTATCCATAACCAAGGTACGGGGAAATCCGATAGACTGGCTGGGCGGAAAGAAAATCGTTCCGACCTTTCATCCGAGCTATCTTCTGAGAAACAGAAGCAGGGAACTGAGAAAAATCGTTCGGGAGGATTTAGAGAGAGCAAATAGTTTCATAAAGGAGGAGGGTTGA
- the fliJ gene encoding flagellar export protein FliJ produces MAFKFRLQRIYTVRRKEEETLKNELSKISEKIENVKNIIQQLTIEKKKIENNFLQKGLLSKRDLIELERGIRFYETEMEKYQKELQRLLEERENIRKNLLERMKERKMLEKLRERRLKEYQAEENLKERKRMDEVAERKFWWS; encoded by the coding sequence GTGGCTTTTAAGTTTAGACTTCAGAGAATATACACTGTTCGAAGAAAAGAAGAAGAAACTTTGAAAAATGAGCTCTCAAAGATCTCTGAAAAGATCGAAAATGTCAAAAACATTATACAACAATTGACCATCGAAAAGAAAAAAATAGAAAACAACTTTCTTCAGAAAGGTCTGCTTTCGAAGAGAGACCTGATTGAACTCGAACGTGGAATACGCTTTTATGAAACGGAGATGGAGAAATATCAGAAAGAACTGCAGAGATTACTGGAAGAACGGGAAAATATCAGAAAAAATCTTCTGGAGAGGATGAAAGAAAGGAAGATGCTTGAGAAACTGAGAGAGAGAAGACTTAAAGAGTATCAAGCAGAAGAAAACCTGAAGGAGAGAAAGAGAATGGACGAAGTTGCAGAAAGGAAATTCTGGTGGAGCTAG
- a CDS encoding YifB family Mg chelatase-like AAA ATPase — protein MNYCRLSSATLQGIEAMKIDVEVDFDNRSVFNDIDLVGLGDTAVKESRKRVKSAILNSGFSLPHGKFVVNLAPGDVKKEGSMLDLPIALCILASTGIVQVSENILAVGELSLNGEVKRVSGILPVLLALSGNFRGTVIIPKENEEEATCVKDLHVYTVESLRECVEFLRGDKVLEEVEYVGIKEAVMDYSVDFSDVRDHEMVKRAVEIAVAGFHNILMVGNPGSGKTMIAKRIPTIFPPMSEEEIIETSKVYSAAGYPGLVRIRPFRSPHHTASTVSIIGGGTTPKPGEISLAHNGVLFLDELPEFKRDVLEALRQPLEEHCVTVSRAKFTVTYPARFMMVGAMNPCPCGNLGDPKQPCVCSPKDILRYKKKISGPLLDRIDIVVNVPKLSFEEMMKKPEGEKSASIRGRVMKAREIQQRRFQNTPISYNSQMTHRMLREHVKLDDKSENLLKKYVERHGLSGRRIDKVLRLSRTIADLDGSERVEMKHLAEALQYRFRDD, from the coding sequence GTGAACTATTGTCGTCTTTCCTCTGCCACTCTTCAGGGCATAGAAGCGATGAAAATAGACGTGGAAGTTGATTTTGACAACAGAAGTGTTTTCAACGATATCGATTTGGTAGGACTCGGAGACACCGCTGTGAAAGAAAGCCGGAAAAGAGTGAAGAGCGCCATTCTGAACAGTGGGTTTTCTCTTCCCCATGGAAAGTTCGTGGTGAACCTTGCACCGGGAGACGTGAAAAAAGAAGGCTCCATGCTCGACCTTCCTATAGCCCTGTGTATTCTTGCTTCAACGGGTATCGTTCAGGTGAGTGAGAACATCCTCGCCGTTGGTGAACTTTCACTGAACGGTGAAGTGAAAAGGGTAAGTGGTATACTACCCGTTCTTCTGGCTCTTTCAGGAAATTTCAGGGGAACCGTCATAATACCAAAAGAGAACGAAGAAGAAGCAACATGCGTGAAGGACCTTCACGTCTACACGGTAGAGTCTCTCAGAGAGTGTGTGGAATTTCTGAGAGGAGACAAAGTATTGGAAGAGGTTGAGTACGTGGGAATAAAAGAAGCAGTGATGGATTACTCCGTTGACTTTTCGGACGTTCGAGACCATGAAATGGTCAAGAGGGCCGTTGAAATAGCAGTAGCAGGGTTTCACAACATCCTCATGGTGGGAAATCCCGGCTCTGGAAAGACGATGATAGCAAAGAGAATCCCCACCATCTTCCCTCCGATGTCAGAAGAGGAGATCATCGAAACGAGCAAGGTGTACAGCGCCGCTGGCTATCCCGGTCTTGTCCGAATCAGACCGTTTCGCTCACCGCATCACACAGCCTCAACCGTTTCCATCATAGGTGGTGGTACAACTCCGAAACCCGGAGAGATCTCTCTTGCACACAACGGCGTGCTCTTTCTCGACGAACTACCAGAGTTCAAAAGGGACGTGCTCGAGGCTCTGAGGCAGCCCCTTGAGGAACATTGCGTCACCGTTTCAAGGGCAAAGTTCACCGTCACTTATCCTGCCCGTTTCATGATGGTTGGGGCAATGAATCCCTGTCCCTGTGGAAACCTTGGTGATCCAAAACAACCCTGTGTCTGCTCTCCAAAGGACATCCTGAGATACAAGAAGAAGATATCGGGTCCACTTCTGGACAGAATAGACATCGTCGTGAACGTGCCAAAACTTTCTTTCGAGGAGATGATGAAAAAACCCGAAGGAGAGAAAAGTGCATCCATAAGGGGTCGAGTTATGAAAGCAAGAGAGATCCAGCAACGACGTTTTCAAAACACTCCTATCTCCTACAACTCTCAGATGACACACAGGATGTTGAGAGAACACGTAAAACTCGACGATAAAAGCGAAAACCTGCTCAAAAAGTACGTGGAAAGGCATGGACTTTCCGGCAGGAGAATCGATAAGGTGTTGAGGCTCTCAAGAACGATAGCCGATCTTGACGGCAGTGAAAGAGTGGAAATGAAACACCTGGCGGAGGCGTTGCAGTACAGATTCAGGGATGACTAG
- a CDS encoding proline--tRNA ligase — MRMKQLYAPTFKETPSDVETVSHEYLLRGGFIRKVAAGIYTYLPLGRRVLLKIENIVREEMNRIGAQEILMPILQPAELWKKSGRWDDYGPEMMKLKDRHERDFTLGPTHEEIVTDLVKNELRSYRQLPLVVYQIANKYRDEIRPRFGLLRAREFIMKDAYSFHSSWESLDETYDLFKEAYSRIMERLGVRYMVIEAETGAIGGNASHEFVVPAKIGETNVLYCEKCGYQASDEKAEYRGEYFYEEEGEKPLEKVPTPGVRTIEEVSQFLGVPPSKIVKSLLFVGRDGYVMALIRGDLELNEAKLKSYLKDQSLRLATPEEVLKDFGVPIGFIGPIGTNVKKVADHSIKSLKNFVVGGMEKDTHYVNANHPRDFKVDEWCDLRTVVEGDPCPVCGEPLKATKGIELGHIFKLGTKYSEAMEAYFMDENGEMKPFIMGCYGWGVSRTMAAVVEHFHDENGMIWPLSIAPYTVIVDILNMNDQDQRRVGEEIYRALLEKGEEVVLDDREVSPGFKFKDADLIGFPIRINVGRSLKDGVIELKKRYSKELVKVNIQNGFNSLFETLDRMKAEYDPKEVVE, encoded by the coding sequence TTGCGAATGAAACAGCTGTACGCCCCCACGTTCAAAGAAACTCCTTCTGATGTAGAAACGGTGAGTCACGAATACCTTCTGCGCGGTGGATTCATAAGAAAGGTGGCCGCCGGGATATACACCTATCTGCCATTGGGAAGAAGGGTTCTTCTCAAGATAGAGAACATCGTACGCGAAGAGATGAACAGAATAGGTGCACAGGAGATCCTCATGCCCATCCTCCAGCCCGCCGAGTTATGGAAGAAGTCCGGCAGATGGGACGACTACGGTCCCGAGATGATGAAACTCAAGGACAGACACGAAAGAGATTTCACACTCGGACCCACACACGAAGAGATCGTGACAGACCTTGTAAAGAACGAACTTCGCTCCTACAGACAACTTCCTCTCGTTGTCTATCAGATAGCGAACAAGTACAGGGATGAGATCAGGCCCAGATTTGGCCTTCTCAGAGCAAGAGAGTTCATAATGAAAGACGCCTACAGTTTCCACTCCAGCTGGGAATCGCTGGATGAGACCTACGATCTGTTCAAAGAGGCTTACTCGAGGATCATGGAAAGACTCGGTGTGAGATACATGGTCATAGAGGCAGAAACGGGTGCCATCGGTGGAAACGCTTCTCACGAGTTCGTCGTTCCTGCAAAAATCGGGGAAACGAACGTTCTCTACTGCGAAAAGTGTGGATACCAGGCAAGCGATGAAAAAGCCGAGTACAGGGGAGAATACTTCTATGAAGAAGAGGGAGAAAAACCTCTCGAGAAGGTTCCAACTCCTGGTGTGAGGACGATAGAGGAAGTCTCGCAGTTCCTCGGAGTTCCTCCATCGAAGATAGTGAAATCTCTTTTGTTCGTCGGAAGAGATGGGTACGTGATGGCTCTCATAAGAGGGGATCTGGAGTTGAACGAGGCAAAGCTCAAATCCTACCTGAAAGACCAGTCGTTGAGACTTGCCACGCCTGAGGAAGTTCTAAAGGACTTTGGAGTTCCCATCGGGTTCATCGGACCCATCGGCACGAACGTGAAGAAGGTGGCAGATCACAGTATCAAAAGTCTGAAGAACTTCGTCGTGGGCGGTATGGAGAAAGACACACACTATGTCAACGCAAATCACCCAAGGGACTTCAAAGTGGACGAGTGGTGCGATCTGAGAACCGTTGTGGAGGGGGACCCTTGTCCAGTGTGCGGTGAGCCTCTTAAAGCCACGAAAGGCATAGAACTCGGTCACATCTTCAAACTGGGAACAAAATACTCCGAAGCGATGGAAGCCTATTTCATGGACGAAAACGGTGAGATGAAACCCTTCATCATGGGATGCTATGGCTGGGGTGTGTCCAGAACGATGGCGGCGGTTGTAGAACACTTCCACGACGAAAACGGCATGATCTGGCCCCTTTCCATAGCGCCTTACACAGTCATCGTCGATATCCTGAACATGAACGATCAGGATCAAAGGCGTGTTGGAGAAGAGATTTACAGGGCCCTTTTGGAAAAGGGTGAAGAGGTTGTTCTCGACGACCGCGAGGTCTCACCGGGTTTCAAGTTCAAAGATGCCGACCTCATAGGGTTCCCCATAAGGATAAACGTGGGAAGATCTCTAAAAGATGGTGTGATCGAACTGAAAAAGCGCTATTCGAAAGAACTCGTGAAGGTGAACATTCAAAACGGTTTTAACTCGCTCTTTGAGACTCTGGACAGAATGAAGGCAGAATACGATCCCAAGGAGGTCGTTGAGTGA
- a CDS encoding TIGR01212 family radical SAM protein (This family includes YhcC from E. coli K-12, an uncharacterized radical SAM protein.), whose protein sequence is MRYRKLSDHLKEKYGERVQRIVIFGGFSCPNRDGTKGTGGCIYCDATGSGFTTLMKLPIREQVIRMKERYEKRGIRKFIAYFQAFSNTYAPIEELRKRYEEALVDDSVVQLSVSTRPDLVPEEVLDLLEEFKKRVDVSVELGLQTANYRTLKKINRGHTLAEFVDAAVRVKRRGIELVVHVILNLPWDDMEDVVETAKLLSALDVDGVKLHSLYVVEGTKLAELYRRGEIKICSLEEYVERVITFLEYLSPKVVIHRLVADPPKEGTIFGNWGKSKIEIINMIERELERRDTYQGKRFDYLNK, encoded by the coding sequence GTGCGCTACAGAAAACTCAGCGATCACCTGAAGGAAAAATACGGTGAGAGAGTTCAGAGGATAGTCATCTTCGGAGGTTTCTCCTGTCCCAACAGGGACGGGACGAAGGGAACAGGAGGGTGTATCTACTGTGATGCCACAGGGAGCGGTTTCACCACGCTCATGAAACTACCCATCAGAGAACAGGTAATCAGAATGAAGGAAAGGTACGAAAAGAGGGGAATCAGAAAGTTCATCGCTTACTTTCAGGCGTTCAGCAACACGTATGCTCCCATCGAAGAACTCAGAAAAAGGTACGAAGAAGCCCTGGTAGACGATAGCGTAGTTCAACTCTCCGTTTCCACAAGACCCGATCTTGTTCCCGAAGAAGTGCTGGATCTTCTGGAAGAGTTCAAAAAAAGAGTAGACGTTTCTGTTGAACTGGGCCTTCAGACGGCAAATTACAGGACTTTGAAAAAGATCAACAGGGGACACACGCTTGCAGAGTTCGTGGATGCTGCTGTCAGGGTGAAGAGAAGGGGAATAGAACTTGTGGTTCACGTGATACTGAATCTGCCGTGGGACGATATGGAAGATGTGGTGGAGACAGCAAAACTTCTCTCAGCCCTCGATGTGGACGGTGTGAAGCTTCATTCGCTGTACGTGGTGGAGGGAACAAAACTTGCGGAGCTGTACAGAAGAGGGGAGATAAAGATCTGTAGCCTGGAAGAGTACGTGGAGAGGGTCATCACATTCCTAGAGTATTTGTCTCCCAAGGTCGTCATTCACAGACTCGTTGCTGACCCGCCAAAAGAGGGAACGATATTTGGAAACTGGGGAAAGAGCAAAATAGAGATCATCAACATGATAGAAAGAGAACTCGAAAGGAGAGATACGTATCAGGGCAAAAGGTTCGATTATCTTAACAAGTAG
- a CDS encoding clostripain-related cysteine peptidase yields MAADNDLEHYVAQDLEEMRENPSWIEVFVMVDYETNSDTLYRVESETVPLETFDEIDSGDPQTLSSFLNEYRRDDLSFLVIWNHGDWWRGEAQTTTKGVAYDETNEDFLSVKEIKSVLKDSPVTVLGFDACLMGTFEILWELKECARYIVTSSKEIPAEGWDYTALKESTGLFSLLSRIVQKYHESYGESVSLSVWDTLKLDDVMYWLNRVSQYMMKKQISPWNFTVERRKIGGFSTELIELGRFARALSMSSSSDNTLRYYGEKLYDAIVSARIYGTPKDNTDLLLYLPENMKNSEYWDDFFALSDFTKDSFWDDLLLYWRDKN; encoded by the coding sequence ATGGCCGCGGATAACGACCTGGAACACTACGTGGCCCAGGACCTCGAAGAGATGAGAGAAAACCCATCGTGGATAGAAGTTTTTGTGATGGTCGATTATGAGACCAATTCGGATACCTTGTATCGTGTGGAAAGTGAGACAGTACCTCTGGAAACCTTCGATGAGATAGATTCCGGTGATCCACAGACTCTTTCTTCCTTTCTGAATGAATACCGAAGGGATGATCTTTCTTTCCTTGTGATCTGGAATCACGGTGACTGGTGGCGTGGTGAGGCTCAGACGACAACGAAGGGAGTTGCCTACGATGAAACGAACGAAGATTTTCTTTCGGTGAAAGAGATAAAGAGCGTTTTAAAAGACTCTCCTGTCACGGTACTTGGTTTCGATGCTTGCTTGATGGGAACTTTCGAGATCTTGTGGGAACTGAAAGAATGTGCAAGATACATCGTGACTTCTTCTAAGGAAATTCCGGCGGAAGGCTGGGATTACACGGCGCTGAAGGAATCAACAGGTCTTTTCTCCCTTCTTTCCAGAATCGTTCAAAAGTACCATGAAAGTTACGGAGAGAGTGTTTCTTTGAGTGTCTGGGATACCTTGAAACTGGATGATGTCATGTACTGGCTGAACAGGGTTTCCCAGTACATGATGAAAAAGCAAATATCGCCCTGGAATTTCACTGTTGAAAGAAGAAAGATAGGAGGTTTTTCCACTGAACTCATAGAACTGGGAAGATTTGCAAGAGCGCTTTCTATGTCTTCGTCTTCAGACAATACTCTTAGATATTATGGTGAAAAACTTTACGATGCCATCGTTTCTGCCAGAATCTACGGCACTCCGAAAGACAACACGGATCTTCTCCTGTACCTGCCAGAGAACATGAAAAATTCCGAGTACTGGGATGACTTTTTCGCACTGAGTGACTTCACAAAAGATAGCTTCTGGGACGATCTTCTTCTTTATTGGAGGGATAAAAATTGA
- a CDS encoding DUF4234 domain-containing protein, which produces MNMNLVWIGVIFSIASTFLLVKYYGEILSGKQGHVFALAALFLSIVSSLSLFVVYRQWAILLNENTLNTKKLAESYGIDLKGIPLVPNWTYFAFVLFWFLSFLFPEVWLFSLLQVVFFVTFLHFLFEAARHLQEEKARLYRTLFDVEFRPIIKERNVLSVLLLTLITLGVYWLYLIVELSKEINEFLDADERTMKNLEVKL; this is translated from the coding sequence GTGAACATGAATCTTGTCTGGATCGGTGTGATCTTTTCGATTGCGAGTACCTTTTTGCTGGTAAAATATTACGGGGAAATCCTTTCTGGAAAGCAGGGACACGTCTTTGCTCTCGCGGCACTTTTTCTCTCGATAGTTTCTTCTCTTTCTCTTTTTGTTGTCTACAGGCAGTGGGCGATTTTGCTGAACGAGAACACTTTGAACACCAAAAAATTGGCAGAAAGTTACGGCATTGATTTGAAAGGAATTCCGCTTGTTCCGAACTGGACGTATTTTGCCTTCGTTCTCTTCTGGTTTCTTTCCTTTCTTTTTCCGGAGGTGTGGCTGTTTTCGCTTCTTCAGGTGGTGTTCTTTGTGACCTTTTTGCATTTTCTTTTCGAAGCAGCAAGGCACCTTCAGGAGGAAAAAGCACGTCTTTACCGCACACTGTTTGATGTGGAGTTCCGGCCTATCATAAAGGAAAGAAACGTCCTATCTGTTCTCTTGCTCACTTTGATCACACTTGGTGTGTACTGGCTGTATCTGATCGTTGAACTTTCAAAGGAAATCAACGAATTTCTTGATGCCGACGAGAGAACCATGAAGAATCTGGAGGTGAAACTGTGA
- a CDS encoding DUF6485 family protein, producing the protein MKACPNKERNLSYCNCSYPGCPRKGICCECMHYHRQHGELPACYFPNDAERTWDRSIEHFKRVV; encoded by the coding sequence GTGAAGGCCTGCCCGAACAAGGAAAGGAACCTTTCCTACTGCAACTGTTCCTATCCTGGCTGTCCGAGGAAGGGTATCTGCTGTGAGTGTATGCACTACCACAGACAGCACGGAGAACTTCCGGCGTGCTATTTCCCGAACGACGCAGAAAGGACCTGGGACAGGTCCATTGAGCATTTCAAAAGAGTGGTGTAA
- a CDS encoding GAF domain-containing protein yields the protein MRSIVQNKTEECLEILRWDKTKWIDFWKELRKKFGPIIPNYEKKLELDEEKIKEILWNTERRELDRFKWEWLDISRNKKVECAEALSEREGFLDLKREDFSVFLMSLLGISDWIVVDGEREKIVIVDVFSLWRKGLLKELSLATLQAVIEFRKGKEKGNYPGKKEYFESLMKEIEKILERGKDALGDLCGFLRNHVSYYDWVGFYFVEDGRLKLGPFVGEPTEHVEIPFGVGICGQAAEREETFVVQDVSKETNYLSCSPKTKAEIVVPIFKDGKIVGELDIDSHSFSPFSEEDRLFLEKVCELVSKVV from the coding sequence ATGAGGAGCATCGTGCAGAACAAAACTGAAGAGTGCCTTGAAATTCTGAGATGGGACAAAACAAAGTGGATAGACTTCTGGAAAGAACTCAGAAAGAAGTTCGGACCGATAATACCGAACTACGAGAAGAAACTCGAACTGGACGAAGAAAAGATAAAAGAGATCCTCTGGAACACGGAAAGAAGAGAACTCGACCGGTTCAAATGGGAATGGCTGGACATCTCAAGAAACAAGAAGGTGGAGTGTGCAGAGGCACTTTCTGAAAGAGAAGGGTTTCTTGACCTGAAAAGAGAGGACTTCTCCGTGTTTCTCATGTCACTTCTTGGTATCTCGGACTGGATCGTCGTGGACGGCGAGAGAGAAAAGATCGTGATCGTGGACGTCTTCTCCCTCTGGAGGAAAGGTCTGCTCAAAGAACTCTCACTCGCTACCCTTCAGGCGGTGATAGAGTTTCGGAAGGGCAAAGAGAAAGGAAATTACCCAGGAAAGAAAGAGTACTTTGAGTCATTGATGAAAGAGATCGAAAAAATCCTGGAAAGAGGAAAAGACGCCCTTGGAGATCTCTGTGGATTTTTGAGAAACCACGTTTCTTACTATGACTGGGTTGGCTTTTACTTCGTCGAAGATGGAAGGCTGAAACTCGGTCCTTTCGTGGGAGAGCCCACGGAACACGTTGAAATACCCTTCGGTGTTGGAATCTGCGGTCAGGCTGCCGAAAGAGAAGAAACCTTCGTTGTCCAGGATGTCAGCAAAGAGACGAACTACCTCTCCTGCAGCCCGAAAACGAAGGCAGAGATCGTAGTTCCCATATTCAAAGACGGAAAGATCGTTGGAGAACTCGATATAGACTCACACAGTTTTTCTCCGTTTTCCGAGGAAGACAGATTGTTCCTTGAAAAAGTGTGCGAACTTGTCTCAAAAGTGGTGTGA
- the mnmA gene encoding tRNA 2-thiouridine(34) synthase MnmA — protein MRVGVALSGGVDSAVALYLLLKEGHEVKAFHMKTKEDEFFLKKEIKKKVCCSPSDTADAIRIARSLGVEIEIVDVREVFRERVIEPFKRDLLRGLTPNPCVHCNRYVKFGYFMDYVLSRGFDAFASGHYARVEFSDKYGKKVIKKGVDRKKDQSYFLARIEPWRIEKLLFPNGIYTKEEIRRIAEEAGIHVAKKQESQDVCFIPDGSIENFLKDEGITLAEGKVITEEGEVVGHHRGYPLYTIGQRKGLKIERFGERLYVKEKRPESNVVVVSSLEGVFFSGLIATDLVWHVDLPEEFRCVCRVRKKAEEAPAIVRVKNSEVEVRFEKKMFAVTPGQIAAFYDEDTLLGGAIIKEGIP, from the coding sequence TTGAGAGTAGGAGTGGCTCTAAGTGGCGGTGTGGACAGTGCTGTTGCCCTGTACCTTCTTCTCAAGGAAGGACACGAAGTGAAGGCCTTCCACATGAAAACAAAAGAGGACGAGTTCTTCCTGAAAAAAGAGATAAAAAAGAAGGTCTGTTGCAGCCCTTCAGATACGGCCGATGCGATAAGGATCGCTCGCTCTCTGGGTGTGGAAATAGAAATCGTCGATGTGAGGGAAGTCTTCAGAGAAAGGGTCATTGAGCCTTTCAAGAGAGATCTGCTCAGAGGACTCACCCCCAATCCCTGCGTCCATTGCAACAGGTACGTGAAGTTTGGATACTTCATGGACTACGTACTTTCGCGAGGGTTCGATGCTTTCGCGAGTGGACATTACGCGCGCGTTGAGTTCAGCGACAAGTACGGAAAAAAGGTAATAAAGAAGGGAGTGGACAGGAAAAAAGATCAATCGTATTTTCTTGCCAGGATAGAACCATGGAGAATAGAGAAACTTCTCTTTCCAAACGGCATCTACACGAAGGAAGAGATCAGAAGAATCGCAGAAGAAGCCGGCATACATGTGGCAAAGAAGCAGGAAAGCCAGGACGTGTGTTTCATACCGGATGGAAGCATCGAAAACTTTCTGAAAGATGAAGGAATAACCCTTGCAGAAGGGAAGGTGATTACGGAAGAAGGCGAAGTCGTGGGACATCACAGAGGCTATCCACTCTACACGATCGGTCAGAGGAAAGGGCTGAAGATAGAAAGGTTCGGTGAAAGGCTCTACGTGAAAGAGAAGAGGCCAGAAAGCAACGTCGTTGTGGTCTCCAGTCTGGAAGGTGTTTTCTTCTCTGGACTGATCGCCACCGATCTTGTCTGGCACGTTGACCTTCCAGAAGAGTTCAGATGTGTCTGCAGAGTGAGAAAGAAGGCAGAAGAGGCACCGGCGATCGTCAGGGTGAAGAACTCCGAAGTGGAGGTTCGATTTGAAAAGAAGATGTTTGCGGTAACGCCGGGTCAGATCGCTGCCTTCTACGACGAAGATACACTCCTTGGAGGAGCGATCATAAAGGAGGGAATCCCATGA